The following are encoded together in the Pseudomonas sp. IB20 genome:
- a CDS encoding lysophospholipid acyltransferase family protein, with product MSILQAIRTFFFYLLLGTSSLLWCTLSFFIAPFLPFKARYRFINVYWCRCALWLSKVFLGIRYEIKGAENVPDQPCVILSNHQSTWETFFLSAYFSPLSQVLKRELLYVPFFGWAMAMLRPIAIDRDNPKAALKHVAKKGDELLKDGVWVLIFPEGTRVPYGTVGKFSRGGTALAVNANLPVLPIAHNAGKFWPKTGWAKREGTITVVIGEPMYVEGEGPRAIAALNDRAAAWNEAQQRAMGSLPPEPVVVETPAI from the coding sequence ATGTCGATCTTGCAGGCCATCAGAACCTTTTTCTTTTACCTGCTGCTGGGCACCAGTTCGCTTCTCTGGTGCACCCTGAGCTTTTTTATTGCGCCGTTCCTGCCGTTCAAGGCGCGCTATCGCTTTATCAACGTCTATTGGTGCCGCTGTGCGTTGTGGTTGTCCAAGGTGTTTTTGGGCATTCGCTACGAGATTAAAGGCGCTGAAAACGTCCCGGACCAGCCCTGCGTGATTCTGTCGAACCACCAGAGCACCTGGGAAACCTTTTTCCTCTCGGCGTACTTCTCGCCGCTGAGCCAAGTGCTCAAGCGTGAACTGCTGTACGTGCCGTTCTTCGGCTGGGCCATGGCGATGTTGCGACCGATCGCCATCGACCGTGACAACCCCAAGGCGGCGCTTAAGCACGTAGCCAAGAAAGGCGATGAGCTGCTCAAGGATGGCGTTTGGGTGCTGATCTTCCCGGAAGGCACGCGAGTGCCTTACGGCACCGTGGGTAAATTTTCGCGGGGCGGCACCGCCTTGGCGGTCAACGCCAACCTGCCGGTGTTGCCAATTGCGCATAACGCCGGCAAGTTCTGGCCGAAGACTGGCTGGGCTAAACGCGAAGGCACTATCACCGTAGTGATTGGCGAGCCGATGTACGTAGAAGGCGAAGGGCCGCGCGCCATTGCGGCCTTGAATGACCGCGCCGCAGCGTGGAACGAAGCACAGCAACGGGCCATGGGTTCATTGCCTCCGGAGCCTGTTGTTGTCGAGACGCCGGCGATTTGA